CGCCCCACGTGCGCAGCGGCTGGGGCGGCTCCGTGAGCGGCGCCGCGACCAGCTCGGGCAGCACCTCGTCCAGCGGGCCGCGCAGCACCGCGGCGGCCAGCTCGTCGTAGGGCGTCGGCTCGGCGTTGCAGATGACCAGCTGCGCCCCGGCCTTGACCGCCAGCTCGGCGAGCCCCGCCGCCGGGTGGACCGTCAGGGAGGTGCCCGCCGCGACGAACAGGTCGCAGTCCAGCGCGGCGCGCTGCGCGGCCCGGACCACCTCGGGGTCCAGGGCCTGGCCGAAGGAGATGGTGGCCGACTTGAGGATGCCGCCGCAGGACCGGCAGGGCGGGTCGGCCTCGCCGGCCGCCACCCGCTCCAGCGCGGCGCGCATCGGGGAGAGCTCGCCGCAGTCCAGGCACACCACCTGGTGGATCGTGCCGTGCAGCTCCAGCACCCGGTCGGGGTCCAGGCCCGCGCGCTGGTGCAGCTCGTCGATGTTCTGGGTCAGCAGCGCGCGCAACCGCCCGGCGCGGTCGAGGTCGACGAACGCGCGGTGCGCGGCGTTGGGCTGGGCGGTCCACGCCGGGTGCTCGGCACGGCTGCGCCACGCCTGCTCGCGCACGGCCGGGTCGGACACGTAGCTGTCGATGTCGCTGAGCCGCTGCGCGGTGGGGTCCTTGGTCCACACCCCGTTGGGGCCGCGGAAGTCGGGGATGCCCGACGCCGTGGACACCCCGGCCCCGGTCAGGGCGGTGATCCGGCGCGCCCCGCCGAACAGCTCTCGGGCCTGCTGCCAGTCGCGCTCGCCTCGTTGCACCACACCTACACGGTCCCACGAGCACCGGGCCGCTGCGTCACCGCCCGCTCACACCGCCGTCGCCGGGCGCGTGAAGCCGGGTTCTCACCCAGGTAACGCGACGAGAGCCCAGGCGCAACACCCGGTTCGTACGTTCGGGCCAACCGACGGAGGGAGCCGAGTTGATCGTGCGAGCACCGGCAGGCAGGACCCGCTGGATCGAGGACTGGGACCCCGAGGACGAGGCGTTCTGGGAGTCCACCGGCAAGCGGGTGGCGCGGCGCAACCTCGTCGTCTCGATCGTCTCGGAGCACATCGGCTTCTCCGTCTGGAGCATTTGGTCGGTGCTGGTGCTGTTCATGTCGCCGGAGATCGGCCTGCCGTTCACCGCGGCCGAGAAGTTCCTGCTGGTGATCACGCCGAACCTGGTGGGTGCGGCGCTGCGGCTGCCGTACGCGGCGGCGGTGACCCGCTTCGGCGGCCGGAACTGGACGATCGCCAGCACCGCGGTGCTGCTGGTGCCCGCCGCGCTGGCCTGCTTCTTCGTGCAGCAGCCGGGCACCCCGCTGTGGGTGTTCGCGCTCGTCGGCGCCACCGCGGGCCTCGGCGGCGGGAACTTCTCCTCGTCGATGACCAACATCACCACCTTCTTCCCGCAGCGCCACCAGGGCTGGGCGCTGGGGCTCAACGCCGGCGGCGGCAACCTCGGGGTGGCGGCGGTGCAGGTCGTCGGGCTGCTGGTGATCGCGTTCGCGGGCGGCACCCACCCGGCCCTGGTGGCCGGGTTCTACCTGCCGCTGATCGTGCTGGCCGCGCTGTGCGCGGCGCTGTTCATGGACAACGTGGCGGCGGTGCGCGCCCGGCCCGGCGCGCTGCGCGAGGCCGCCGCGGACAAGCACACCTGGTGGCTGTCGGCCCTCTACGTGGGCACCTTCGGGTCGTTCATCGGCTACAGCTTCGCCTTCGGCCTGGTGCTGCAGACCGAGTTCGGCTTCACCCCGCTGCAGGCGGCGGCCTGGACCTCCCTCGGGCCGCTGCTGGGCTCGCTCGCCCGGCCGCTCGGCGGCTGGGTGGCCGACCGGCTCGGCGGTGGCCGGGTGACGCTGTGGACGTTCGCGGGCATGGCGGCCGGGACCGCGGCGCTGCTGCTGGCCTCGTCGCTGGGCTCCTTCGCGGCCTACGTCGCGGCGTTCATCGCGCTGTTCGTGCTGACCGGGGTCGGCAACGGCTCCACCTACAAGATGATCCCGGCGGTCTTCACCCGGGAGGCCGAGCGCGAGGTGGCCGAGGGCGGTGAGCCGGTCGCGGCCTTCGCCCGGGCCCGCCGGACCTCGGGTGCGGTCATCGGCATCGCCGGCGCGGTCGGCGCGCTCGGCGGCGTGGGGATCAACGTGGCCTTCCGGGCCTCCTACAGCGGCGAGGCGGCCAACGGCGACGCGGCGCTGGTGGCGTTCCTCTGCTACTACCTGCTGTGCGTCCTCATCACCTGGGCGGTGTACCTGCGGAGCACGCCCGCCACGGCGCCGGCGGAGGCGGAGGCCGTCAGTGCCTGAGCTGCGGACCGTCGCCACCCACTGCCCCTACTGCGCCCTGCAGTGCGGCACCCAGCTGACCCGCGAGCGGCGCGGCACCACGGTGCGGCCCACGGACTTCCCGGTCAACCGGGGCGGGCTGTGCCAGAAGGGCTGGACCGCGCCGACCCTGCTGGACGTGCCGGACCGGTTGCGGCACCCGCTGGTGCGCCGGGACGGGGAGCTCGTCGCGGTCGACTGGGACACCGCGCTGCGCACCGTCGCCGACGGTCTTCGGGACACCGCCGCCGCGCACGGGCCGGACGCGGTCGGGGTGTTCGGCGGGGGTGGGCTGACCAACGAGAAGGCCTACCTGCTGGGCAAGTTCGCCCGGCTCGCGCTGGGCACCAGCCAGGTCGACTACAACGGCCGGTTCTGCATGTCCTCGGCCGCGGCCGCCGGGAACGCCGCCTTCGGCGTCGACCGGGGGCTGCCGTTCCCGGTCACCGACCTGCGCGGGGCCGACGTGGTGCTGCTGGCCGGGGCCAACCCGGCGGAGACCATGCCGCCGCTGATGCAGCACCTGCGGTCCGCGCAGCTGGTCGTGGTCGACCCGCGCCGCACCGCCACCGCCGAGCGCGCCGCGCTGCACCTGCAGCCCGCACCCGGCACCGACCTGGCGCTGGTGCTGGGGCTGCTGCACATCGCGGTGGTCGAGGGCTGGACCGACGGCGACTACATCGCCGCGCGCACCACCGGGTTCCAGGAGGCCTGGCAGCGGGCGACGACCTGGTGGCCGGAGCGGGTCGAGCGCGTCACCGGCGTGCCGGTGGCCGCGCAGCGCCGGGCGGTGCGGATGCTCGCCGAGGCCCGCAGCGCGTACGTGCTCACCGGTCGCGGCGCCGAGCAGCACAGCAAGGGCACCGACACCGTCGCGGGCTTCATCAACCTGGCGCTCGCCCTGGGCCT
This region of Saccharopolyspora hordei genomic DNA includes:
- a CDS encoding Sir2 family NAD-dependent protein deacetylase, with protein sequence MVQRGERDWQQARELFGGARRITALTGAGVSTASGIPDFRGPNGVWTKDPTAQRLSDIDSYVSDPAVREQAWRSRAEHPAWTAQPNAAHRAFVDLDRAGRLRALLTQNIDELHQRAGLDPDRVLELHGTIHQVVCLDCGELSPMRAALERVAAGEADPPCRSCGGILKSATISFGQALDPEVVRAAQRAALDCDLFVAAGTSLTVHPAAGLAELAVKAGAQLVICNAEPTPYDELAAAVLRGPLDEVLPELVAAPLTEPPQPLRTWGDPSTWS
- a CDS encoding MFS transporter, with the translated sequence MIVRAPAGRTRWIEDWDPEDEAFWESTGKRVARRNLVVSIVSEHIGFSVWSIWSVLVLFMSPEIGLPFTAAEKFLLVITPNLVGAALRLPYAAAVTRFGGRNWTIASTAVLLVPAALACFFVQQPGTPLWVFALVGATAGLGGGNFSSSMTNITTFFPQRHQGWALGLNAGGGNLGVAAVQVVGLLVIAFAGGTHPALVAGFYLPLIVLAALCAALFMDNVAAVRARPGALREAAADKHTWWLSALYVGTFGSFIGYSFAFGLVLQTEFGFTPLQAAAWTSLGPLLGSLARPLGGWVADRLGGGRVTLWTFAGMAAGTAALLLASSLGSFAAYVAAFIALFVLTGVGNGSTYKMIPAVFTREAEREVAEGGEPVAAFARARRTSGAVIGIAGAVGALGGVGINVAFRASYSGEAANGDAALVAFLCYYLLCVLITWAVYLRSTPATAPAEAEAVSA